From the genome of Flavobacterium ovatum, one region includes:
- a CDS encoding sugar phosphate nucleotidyltransferase, which produces MKIIVPMAGRGSRLRPHSLTVPKPLIPVAGKPIVHRLVEDIVKILKEPIDEIAFILGDPAFFGEDVVSSLEKLAADLGAKASIYRQDLPLGTGHAIMCAKESLSGPAVIAYADTLIRADFELDPAADAVIWVKQVDAPEAYGVVKLNDNSEIVELVEKPTEFVSDLAVIGIYYFKEVGDLKKELQNVLDNNIQNGGEYQINDGIKAMMANGKVFKTGSVDEWMDCGNKNVTVETNSRMLGFLQSDGVELVASNVKLENSTIIPPCNIAEDVILINATVGPNVSLGKGCHVTDSTIKNSLIQTHAHIKNADLDNAMIGNHVVFDGNFTNISIGDYSVLE; this is translated from the coding sequence ATGAAAATAATAGTACCAATGGCTGGACGTGGTTCTCGTCTTCGCCCACATTCATTAACTGTTCCCAAACCATTAATTCCAGTTGCTGGAAAACCTATTGTGCATAGATTAGTTGAAGATATTGTCAAAATCCTAAAAGAACCAATTGACGAAATTGCTTTTATTCTAGGAGATCCAGCTTTTTTTGGAGAGGATGTTGTTAGTAGTTTAGAGAAATTAGCTGCAGATCTAGGTGCTAAAGCTTCTATTTACCGTCAAGATTTACCATTAGGAACTGGTCATGCCATTATGTGTGCCAAAGAATCTTTGTCTGGTCCAGCAGTAATTGCTTATGCCGATACTTTAATTAGGGCTGATTTTGAATTAGATCCAGCGGCTGATGCTGTGATTTGGGTAAAGCAAGTCGATGCACCAGAAGCTTATGGTGTGGTTAAGTTGAATGACAACTCTGAAATTGTGGAATTGGTTGAAAAACCAACAGAGTTTGTGAGTGATTTAGCTGTTATAGGAATTTACTATTTCAAAGAAGTAGGGGATTTAAAAAAAGAATTGCAAAATGTATTGGACAATAATATTCAGAATGGTGGAGAATACCAAATAAACGATGGTATCAAAGCGATGATGGCTAATGGGAAAGTGTTCAAAACAGGAAGTGTGGACGAATGGATGGATTGCGGTAACAAAAATGTTACAGTAGAAACTAATTCTAGAATGCTTGGTTTTCTACAATCTGACGGAGTAGAATTAGTAGCTTCAAATGTGAAATTAGAAAATAGTACCATCATTCCTCCTTGTAATATTGCTGAAGATGTGATTTTAATCAATGCTACAGTTGGCCCAAATGTTTCTCTTGGAAAAGGGTGTCATGTGACGGATAGTACAATCAAAAATAGTTTGATTCAAACCCACGCTCATATTAAAAATGCTGATTTAGACAATGCAATGATTGGAAATCATGTTGTTTTTGATGGTAATTTTACCAATATAAGTATTGGAGATTATTCTGTTTTAGAATAA
- a CDS encoding DUF547 domain-containing protein → MINYPIELSEQILNNVKLGQDTKALRRELFYVRVSKLNSYLYNDDLKKRFWINIYNAYFLLLKNEAKIKKKTFDVKRIKVGNNRISLNDIEYRIVKNKGLKNYWGIANLFDPSFIKEIAVEKADQISISQLDKYNG, encoded by the coding sequence ATGATCAATTATCCTATCGAACTTTCTGAACAAATTTTAAATAATGTTAAACTTGGTCAAGATACCAAGGCGTTAAGACGTGAACTTTTTTACGTACGGGTTAGTAAATTGAATAGCTATTTATATAACGATGATTTGAAAAAAAGGTTTTGGATTAATATTTACAATGCCTATTTTTTATTACTTAAAAATGAAGCTAAAATTAAAAAAAAGACCTTTGATGTTAAGAGAATCAAAGTAGGGAATAATCGCATTTCTTTGAATGATATTGAATACCGTATTGTTAAGAATAAAGGGCTGAAAAATTATTGGGGTATCGCTAATTTATTTGATCCTTCCTTTATTAAGGAGATAGCTGTGGAAAAAGCAGATCAAATTTCAATCTCTCAATTAGATAAATACAATGGGTGA
- a CDS encoding DUF559 domain-containing protein, protein MNVYQNFKFDSDTLEVIQNMAKSLKLILTFGNNPEGNVCFAQNKDVRPEYKEIVLQVEILDYCNAIYQSSKFRDSKTDFIKVDLSQFPLPENNNNFWKLVSFGAKLRQLHSKEYIPPEQITTQFPVAGNNKVVNPKYRNSPPQEGCPEGGVEGELEISENLHPMKEVKPPYFIIKNHKIPHNTITRLPYNPRLKSRVKELRYAENLPEVLFWMQVHKNHFYKIDFDRQKIIGNYIVDFYVKKLGLVVEIDGSSHDGKEQYDAQRDAYLKSLGLKVLHIPAIEVLQMMAKVMTDVEDFIIENYGERYTNRDPPHPPRRAPPEEGNSRRLIYGKVYINETQYFDNVPALAWNFTFGNEQPAQKWLQDRKDNELSLINILEYQKLIFVLIETGRIIEEIEVIMC, encoded by the coding sequence ATGAACGTATATCAAAACTTCAAATTCGACAGTGATACTTTAGAAGTTATCCAGAATATGGCAAAAAGTTTAAAGCTAATTTTAACCTTTGGAAATAATCCAGAAGGTAATGTCTGTTTTGCTCAAAATAAAGATGTTCGGCCCGAATACAAAGAAATTGTATTGCAAGTAGAAATTTTAGATTATTGCAATGCGATTTATCAATCATCAAAATTCAGGGATAGTAAAACCGATTTTATAAAAGTAGATTTATCACAATTCCCATTACCCGAAAACAATAATAATTTTTGGAAACTAGTAAGTTTTGGAGCAAAGCTGCGACAGTTGCATTCAAAAGAATATATACCACCAGAACAAATCACCACACAATTCCCAGTAGCTGGAAACAACAAAGTTGTAAATCCAAAGTATAGAAATTCCCCTCCCCAGGAGGGGTGCCCAGAGGGCGGGGTGGAAGGCGAACTGGAAATTTCAGAAAACTTACATCCTATGAAAGAAGTAAAACCCCCATATTTTATCATCAAAAACCACAAAATTCCGCACAACACCATCACAAGATTACCCTATAACCCAAGGTTGAAATCTAGAGTAAAAGAACTTCGTTATGCCGAAAACTTACCCGAAGTATTGTTTTGGATGCAAGTCCATAAAAATCATTTCTATAAAATAGATTTTGATAGGCAGAAGATTATAGGGAATTACATTGTCGATTTCTATGTCAAAAAACTCGGATTAGTAGTCGAAATTGATGGTTCCAGCCATGACGGTAAAGAACAGTATGACGCTCAAAGAGATGCGTATTTGAAATCCTTAGGATTAAAAGTATTGCATATACCAGCAATTGAAGTTTTGCAAATGATGGCCAAGGTAATGACAGATGTCGAAGATTTTATTATTGAGAATTATGGGGAAAGGTACACGAACCGAGACCCACCCCACCCGCCGCGGCGGGCACCTCCGGAGGAGGGGAATAGCCGCAGATTAATTTACGGAAAGGTATATATTAATGAAACCCAATATTTTGACAATGTCCCAGCATTGGCTTGGAATTTTACTTTTGGAAATGAGCAACCCGCTCAAAAATGGCTTCAAGACCGCAAAGACAATGAATTATCATTAATCAATATTTTAGAATATCAAAAATTGATTTTTGTGCTGATCGAAACGGGTAGAATTATTGAGGAAATAGAAGTGATTATGTGCTGA
- a CDS encoding tetratricopeptide repeat protein, producing the protein MKRQSVLVFLFFVLLCNSNAVLAQTEMDYKPTDKDKFQDYFFEALKQKGIENYDKAIVSLEKCLKIEPENATVHFELGKNYLAQKKYKNAINAFEKATQIDSTNKWFWVGIYDVNYETKDYLGAITTINKLITFDPKFKEDLSSLYMNTAQFDKALELINELNETVGKSDRRESYKIQILSQGKYQNAEIINLIEQIKKNPKEEANYISLIYLYSKNNEIEKVLETARQLEKEIPSSEWAQVSLFKYHLENKDGGKAVKAMSTVLESSKVDSKIKHRVLNEFLIFVNTNPQYADALEKAIGYFDNDPEVDVSKEVGKFYHAKKDWMEAIKYYELSNSKTDKVDIENNLLLLQAYTDGKQFKAVLEKALNLLDFFPNQPQFYYFSGLAYNQLGQFKKAKEMLEMGMDFVIEDKALEINFNIQLGEAYNGLGDVTKKEFHFSKANQLIKNK; encoded by the coding sequence ATGAAGCGACAATCGGTTTTAGTATTCTTGTTTTTTGTTTTGCTATGCAATTCTAATGCTGTATTGGCACAAACAGAAATGGATTATAAACCAACGGATAAAGATAAATTTCAAGATTATTTTTTTGAAGCGTTAAAGCAAAAAGGTATTGAAAACTATGACAAAGCTATTGTTTCCTTAGAGAAATGTTTGAAAATCGAACCAGAAAATGCGACTGTTCATTTTGAATTAGGTAAAAATTATTTGGCGCAAAAAAAATATAAGAACGCCATTAATGCTTTCGAAAAAGCGACTCAAATTGACTCAACGAACAAATGGTTTTGGGTAGGGATTTATGATGTCAATTATGAAACCAAGGATTATCTAGGAGCTATTACAACGATTAATAAGCTCATTACTTTTGACCCCAAATTCAAGGAAGATCTATCGTCTTTATATATGAATACTGCTCAGTTTGACAAAGCTTTGGAGTTGATTAATGAACTGAATGAAACCGTAGGGAAGTCAGACCGTCGCGAATCGTATAAAATCCAAATTTTATCGCAAGGCAAATACCAAAATGCAGAGATTATAAATCTTATTGAACAAATCAAGAAAAACCCCAAAGAGGAAGCCAATTATATTTCATTAATTTACTTGTATTCTAAAAACAATGAAATTGAGAAAGTACTTGAAACTGCCCGCCAATTGGAAAAAGAAATCCCTAGTTCTGAGTGGGCTCAGGTGAGTTTGTTCAAATATCATTTGGAAAACAAAGATGGAGGTAAGGCGGTAAAGGCTATGAGTACTGTTTTGGAGAGTAGCAAAGTGGATTCAAAAATCAAACACCGAGTTCTCAATGAATTTTTAATTTTTGTGAACACTAATCCACAATATGCTGATGCATTAGAGAAAGCCATTGGGTATTTTGACAATGATCCAGAGGTGGACGTATCAAAAGAAGTGGGGAAGTTTTATCATGCTAAGAAAGATTGGATGGAAGCCATCAAATATTATGAGCTTTCGAATAGTAAAACGGATAAAGTAGATATCGAAAACAATTTACTTCTACTTCAAGCCTACACTGATGGCAAACAATTTAAAGCCGTTTTAGAAAAAGCATTAAACTTATTAGATTTTTTCCCTAATCAGCCTCAGTTTTACTATTTTTCAGGTTTAGCATACAATCAACTAGGACAATTTAAAAAAGCCAAAGAAATGCTTGAAATGGGTATGGATTTTGTAATAGAAGACAAGGCTTTAGAAATCAATTTTAATATTCAACTAGGAGAAGCCTACAACGGATTAGGGGATGTAACCAAAAAAGAGTTTCATTTTTCTAAAGCCAATCAATTAATAAAAAACAAATAA
- a CDS encoding DUF4292 domain-containing protein, which produces MHKKLVVRRILFMFFLASALVMVSCKSKKALIQSTSTSPVDELKVNDIIAKHYSVKTDFSTIYIKSNVRFDNRNQTQNVTAEIRIKKDEQILVSIRFLGITMAKASITPTKVSYYEKIKGTYFEGDFSGLSQWLGTDLDYNKVQNMLLGEALDNLRKGKYKQTLEELSYRLEDKANNTTQKAFYIDATNFKVSKQEVIQTDKARKIEIEYGNYSNFEKNILPMQVHIDALQEKGKTEIDLEYTDVNFNDELSFPYSVPNGYKRVIIN; this is translated from the coding sequence ATGCATAAAAAATTAGTAGTAAGAAGAATTCTATTTATGTTTTTTCTAGCAAGCGCTTTAGTAATGGTGTCGTGCAAATCAAAAAAAGCATTGATACAAAGCACCAGTACATCACCCGTTGATGAACTTAAAGTGAATGATATTATAGCCAAACATTACAGCGTAAAAACTGATTTTTCGACGATTTATATCAAATCCAATGTGCGATTTGATAACAGAAATCAAACTCAAAATGTAACAGCCGAAATTCGAATCAAAAAAGACGAACAAATATTAGTCAGTATTCGTTTTTTAGGAATCACCATGGCCAAAGCATCCATTACACCAACCAAAGTAAGTTATTATGAAAAAATAAAAGGAACTTATTTTGAAGGAGATTTCAGTGGTTTAAGTCAATGGTTGGGAACCGATTTAGATTATAATAAAGTGCAAAATATGTTGTTAGGAGAAGCTTTGGATAACCTTAGAAAAGGTAAATACAAACAAACTCTTGAAGAACTTTCCTATCGTTTAGAAGACAAAGCCAATAATACCACGCAGAAAGCGTTTTATATAGATGCAACTAATTTCAAAGTTTCAAAGCAAGAAGTAATACAAACAGATAAAGCCAGAAAAATAGAAATTGAATACGGAAATTACAGTAATTTCGAGAAGAACATTTTGCCAATGCAAGTGCATATTGATGCTTTACAAGAAAAAGGAAAAACTGAAATAGACTTGGAATATACTGATGTAAACTTCAATGATGAACTTTCTTTTCCATATAGTGTTCCAAATGGTTACAAAAGAGTTATAATTAATTAA
- a CDS encoding peptidoglycan DD-metalloendopeptidase family protein, giving the protein MTSILWSQSSQQEKLEQRKAQIQREIRDNENMLKSVKSKEKSAMTVFLIQKNKIKLKENLISTTEKQTKLLANDMYLNQLKLNKLNKELLVLKDDYAKKIVQSYKSRSEQSRAMFILSSENFLQAFKRAQYLKQYTNFRKEQGEEIKGKSLELIAINKKLNEQKVAKQKLLTENVKDRLSLVKEKVEQEKLVNEIKKDKNRIVSDIRKKQSESKNIDRQIDRLIREAIAEANRKAAAEKARALAEAKAAAAAEAASKVPKSSKKVVVAPVVVEEEPVARTPVSSSRIELTPESKLIADSFRANRGKLPWPVEKGFVSLGYGDQAHPIYNTLVIHNSGVEITTEDGANARAVFGGEVASVMILSPVNKAVMIQHGDYFTVYQNLSSVSVNKGDKVSIKQSLGRVRTSGETGKTVIKFLLLQNTTYANPQGWLSNM; this is encoded by the coding sequence ATGACTTCAATCCTTTGGAGCCAATCCTCTCAACAAGAAAAATTAGAGCAACGTAAAGCTCAAATCCAGAGGGAAATAAGGGATAATGAGAACATGTTGAAATCCGTTAAGTCAAAGGAAAAATCAGCTATGACAGTTTTTTTAATTCAAAAGAATAAAATAAAGCTGAAAGAAAATCTGATTAGTACTACTGAGAAACAGACCAAATTATTGGCTAATGACATGTATTTGAATCAATTGAAGCTTAATAAGCTAAACAAAGAGCTTTTAGTCTTGAAAGATGATTATGCTAAGAAAATTGTACAATCCTATAAAAGTCGTTCAGAGCAAAGCCGTGCAATGTTTATTTTGTCTTCAGAAAATTTTTTACAAGCCTTCAAAAGAGCGCAATACCTGAAGCAATACACCAATTTCAGAAAAGAGCAAGGGGAAGAGATTAAAGGAAAATCATTGGAACTTATTGCTATTAACAAGAAGTTAAATGAGCAAAAAGTCGCTAAACAAAAATTATTGACCGAAAATGTAAAAGACCGTTTATCACTTGTAAAAGAAAAAGTAGAACAAGAGAAACTGGTAAACGAAATCAAGAAAGATAAAAACAGAATCGTATCGGATATTCGAAAAAAACAAAGCGAATCCAAAAATATTGACCGTCAAATCGACCGTTTAATTCGTGAAGCCATTGCGGAAGCTAATAGAAAAGCCGCAGCCGAAAAAGCTAGAGCATTAGCGGAAGCCAAAGCAGCCGCAGCCGCAGAAGCCGCATCAAAAGTGCCAAAATCATCCAAAAAAGTTGTTGTAGCCCCTGTGGTGGTAGAAGAGGAACCAGTCGCTAGAACACCAGTATCTTCGTCTCGAATTGAGTTAACACCTGAATCGAAATTAATAGCCGATAGTTTCAGAGCCAATAGAGGTAAGCTACCTTGGCCAGTTGAAAAAGGATTTGTTTCCTTAGGATATGGAGATCAAGCACATCCAATTTACAATACCCTAGTGATTCACAACAGTGGTGTCGAAATCACAACCGAAGACGGAGCAAATGCCAGAGCTGTATTTGGTGGTGAAGTAGCGAGTGTAATGATATTGTCCCCTGTGAATAAAGCAGTAATGATACAACATGGAGATTATTTTACAGTGTATCAAAACCTAAGTTCAGTTTCAGTAAACAAAGGAGATAAAGTAAGTATTAAACAAAGTTTAGGTCGTGTAAGAACCAGTGGTGAAACCGGCAAAACAGTGATTAAATTCTTGCTTTTACAAAACACAACCTACGCTAATCCGCAAGGATGGTTGTCAAACATGTAA
- the dut gene encoding dUTP diphosphatase translates to MKISIINKSQHALPSYETIASAGMDLRANLDESITLQPLERTIVKTGLFIELPIGFEAQVRPRSGLAFKNGITVLNSPGTVDADYRGEIGVILVNLSNQAFVIQNGERIAQLIIAKHERAEWFEVEELTETSRGAGGFGSTGVK, encoded by the coding sequence ATGAAAATAAGCATTATTAATAAATCGCAACATGCTTTACCAAGCTACGAAACCATTGCTTCAGCGGGAATGGATTTAAGGGCTAATTTGGATGAGTCGATAACATTACAGCCTTTAGAACGAACAATCGTTAAAACAGGTCTTTTTATTGAATTGCCGATAGGTTTTGAAGCGCAAGTAAGACCAAGAAGCGGTTTGGCTTTTAAAAACGGAATTACAGTACTCAACAGCCCTGGAACTGTTGATGCCGATTATCGTGGTGAAATTGGTGTGATTTTAGTAAATTTATCCAACCAAGCTTTTGTAATTCAAAACGGCGAACGCATTGCACAATTGATTATTGCAAAACACGAACGTGCTGAATGGTTTGAAGTAGAAGAATTAACTGAAACTTCAAGAGGTGCTGGTGGATTTGGAAGTACCGGAGTAAAGTAG
- a CDS encoding oligosaccharide flippase family protein, producing MGLYKKLFKQTAIYGLATVLPRMFSFLLVPLYTNLLPKAEYGKVSIIFAWMIFFNVILAYGMETAFFRFYNSEDNKKSVIETSMISIFWTTISFLFIALLFRSTLADWSGIDSQYITYTIWILALDALVIIPFSKLRALQKPMVYAMIKIGNVLVNLILSVLFLLYFPILVKESPDGFVSSLFIDNFEIGYIFLANIIASLLTFVILSPDYVFLRWKFDLILWKKMLRYGLPIMVAGIAFAINEQFDKILLAKLLPAKIAEAEVGVYSACYKLGLFMVLYRTAYTLGIEPFFFSHASDKNAPQTYATVTKYFVIFGSLIMLSVIVFADLFKFLMIRDSSYWVAMKVVPLIILANFCLGIYTNLSVWYKLIDKTYIGAYISIAGAVITLALNFLLIPTMSYYGSAIATLAAYGSMMAISYFLGNKYYPIPYDFRKIGSYMGLSIFFSVISFYKFRENYFVGIALLLAFMYFIYHNEKETLLKIANRKKE from the coding sequence TTGGGATTATATAAAAAACTTTTTAAACAAACAGCTATTTACGGATTGGCAACAGTATTGCCAAGGATGTTTAGCTTTTTGTTGGTACCACTTTATACCAATTTACTTCCTAAAGCTGAATATGGTAAGGTCTCTATCATTTTTGCTTGGATGATTTTCTTCAATGTTATTCTGGCCTATGGGATGGAAACGGCTTTTTTTAGGTTTTATAATAGTGAAGACAATAAGAAATCAGTTATAGAGACTTCTATGATTTCTATATTTTGGACTACCATTTCTTTTTTGTTCATAGCTCTTTTATTTAGAAGTACTTTAGCTGATTGGTCAGGAATTGACTCCCAATACATCACTTATACTATTTGGATTTTGGCACTAGATGCTTTGGTTATTATTCCTTTTTCAAAATTACGTGCATTACAGAAACCCATGGTATATGCCATGATTAAGATTGGAAATGTATTAGTCAATCTAATTTTGAGCGTGTTGTTTTTGCTCTACTTCCCTATTTTAGTGAAGGAAAGTCCAGATGGTTTTGTGAGTTCTTTATTCATTGATAATTTTGAAATTGGTTATATTTTCTTGGCAAATATTATTGCTAGTTTATTGACTTTTGTTATTTTATCACCAGATTATGTTTTCTTAAGATGGAAATTTGATCTTATACTTTGGAAAAAAATGCTCCGATATGGACTGCCTATAATGGTAGCGGGAATTGCTTTTGCGATCAACGAACAATTTGATAAAATTCTATTGGCTAAATTACTTCCTGCTAAAATTGCAGAAGCCGAAGTAGGAGTGTATTCAGCCTGTTATAAACTAGGATTGTTTATGGTTTTGTATCGTACAGCCTATACGTTAGGAATAGAACCTTTCTTTTTTAGCCATGCTTCGGATAAAAATGCACCTCAAACCTACGCTACTGTTACTAAATATTTTGTCATTTTTGGTTCTTTAATCATGTTAAGTGTAATAGTTTTTGCGGATTTGTTTAAATTCTTAATGATTAGAGACTCTTCCTATTGGGTAGCGATGAAAGTCGTTCCTTTAATAATTTTAGCAAATTTCTGTTTGGGAATTTATACCAATCTATCGGTTTGGTATAAATTGATTGACAAAACGTATATCGGGGCTTATATTTCAATTGCAGGTGCTGTGATTACATTAGCCTTGAATTTTTTATTGATTCCAACAATGAGTTATTACGGTTCTGCCATTGCTACATTAGCGGCTTATGGAAGTATGATGGCGATTTCCTATTTTCTCGGTAATAAATATTATCCTATTCCTTATGATTTTAGGAAAATAGGAAGTTATATGGGGCTTTCCATATTTTTCTCTGTAATTTCTTTTTATAAATTTAGAGAAAATTATTTTGTTGGGATAGCACTGTTATTAGCTTTTATGTATTTTATTTATCATAATGAAAAAGAGACATTGTTAAAAATAGCAAATCGAAAAAAGGAATAA